In a single window of the Hoyosella subflava DQS3-9A1 genome:
- a CDS encoding BsuBI/PstI family type II restriction endonuclease gives MRPSRPVITPALAEQRLRQIFPRAAFDPTLSAPLAAMAVSALLYIDAVCSDTQPVTTVTWARPTTVIWMSDAALAHPDHQDRLAWRTAAAKGRAQVEALLDQWGEPFQPRYRENSRETLRDETFKHWHQHGAMRKRTDVVTSSSSPRWALRDDFADLFDPSLTDDQAQELAERWRETHLDPGTRLRVVHAQRAEQSSTAVHVTLPDGTRRSLEPGTSSLILKGVIESWAAARLTTPVVLTVSEPGDKVHIGDEKILQQLGIQIDVANVLPDALIADIGSDPVRFWLGEAVASDGPVTEERRKLLLHWASQQNILPSSCSFLTAFHSRNAAAARRRLKDLASGTWAWFADEPTQELAWYEINPSS, from the coding sequence GTGAGACCATCGCGTCCCGTCATCACGCCCGCCCTTGCTGAGCAACGGCTCCGCCAGATTTTTCCGAGGGCAGCATTTGATCCAACGTTGTCTGCCCCGCTGGCCGCGATGGCGGTCTCGGCATTGCTGTACATCGATGCCGTTTGCTCCGACACTCAACCCGTCACCACAGTGACTTGGGCCAGACCGACGACGGTTATCTGGATGAGTGACGCAGCGCTCGCGCATCCTGATCATCAGGACCGTCTTGCCTGGCGCACCGCAGCGGCGAAAGGGCGTGCGCAAGTCGAAGCCCTGCTCGATCAGTGGGGAGAGCCGTTCCAGCCGCGCTACCGCGAGAACTCCCGCGAAACCCTCCGTGACGAGACATTCAAGCACTGGCACCAGCATGGCGCGATGCGCAAGCGCACTGATGTAGTGACCTCGAGCAGCAGCCCCCGGTGGGCACTACGCGACGACTTTGCAGATCTATTTGACCCCTCTTTGACCGATGACCAAGCCCAAGAGCTGGCAGAGCGATGGAGGGAGACTCACCTTGATCCCGGAACTCGCCTGCGCGTCGTCCACGCACAGCGAGCCGAACAATCGTCAACTGCAGTCCACGTCACTCTGCCTGATGGCACGCGCCGCTCCTTGGAACCAGGCACATCGTCCCTAATTCTCAAAGGAGTAATCGAGTCCTGGGCAGCAGCCCGGCTTACAACACCTGTAGTACTCACCGTGTCCGAGCCCGGCGACAAGGTCCACATCGGAGACGAGAAGATCCTCCAACAACTCGGCATCCAGATCGACGTGGCAAACGTGCTTCCTGACGCACTGATAGCCGACATCGGAAGTGATCCCGTACGGTTCTGGCTCGGGGAGGCGGTGGCGTCCGATGGGCCGGTCACCGAGGAGCGACGCAAGCTCCTTCTGCACTGGGCCAGCCAGCAAAACATCCTGCCTAGCTCGTGTTCTTTTCTCACTGCATTTCACTCCCGAAATGCAGCCGCCGCTCGTCGCCGGCTCAAGGACCTCGCCTCCGGCACATGGGCCTGGTTCGCTGACGAGCCCACCCAGGAACTCGCCTGGTACGAGATCAACCCAAGCAGCTGA
- the mdo gene encoding NDMA-dependent methanol dehydrogenase (This methanol dehydrogenase is considered a nicotinoprotein, since its NADP cofactor remains is not dissociable, but instead remains permanently bound. A member of this family has been shown to act as a formaldehyde dismutase, able to convert two molecules of formaldehyde (plus one water molecule) into one of methanol and one of formate, with no net change in its redox state. More recently, it was shown in Mycobacterium smegmatis that this enzyme is critical to ethanol utilization, for which the biosynthesis of the cofactor-like electron carrier mycofactocin is also required.) codes for MQVDELIKPFPIKEFHPFPRALLGPGAHEIIGPEALKLGFKKVLVMTSGLRGTDIVPKIVGSLEHHGLEVVLYDKVESNPKDYNSMEGAALYQQHGCDSFVSIGGGSSHDACKGARISVAHDGRNVNEFEGFNKSENPKNPPHIAVSTTAGTGSETSWAYVITDTTTDPDNPHKYVAFDDACVPTLAIDDPVLYYDCPTDYTAQCGFDVLAHGSEPFVSRLNFTPSMGSALYSIKLVAENLRLATWNGQELEGRQNMMYAQYIAGQAFNSGGLGIVHSISHAVSAFYDTHHGLNNAIALPRVWAFNMPVAYKKYAQIADAMGVDTYGMTDVQAADAALAAAIRLLRDVGIPEKFTDITQDTYSKNRLGKGPTKFYENASVIKGNDEDVDRVTRHVLGDACTPGNPKECTFETVRPVVEHSMNGDLDDLLS; via the coding sequence ATGCAGGTAGACGAACTCATCAAGCCGTTCCCCATCAAGGAATTCCATCCATTCCCACGCGCGCTCCTTGGCCCCGGAGCACACGAAATCATCGGCCCCGAGGCTCTGAAGCTGGGCTTCAAGAAGGTCCTCGTCATGACGAGTGGCCTGCGCGGCACAGACATCGTTCCCAAGATCGTGGGCTCACTGGAACACCACGGACTCGAGGTCGTCCTGTACGACAAGGTGGAGTCAAACCCCAAGGACTACAACTCGATGGAGGGCGCGGCCCTCTACCAGCAGCACGGGTGTGACAGTTTCGTCTCCATCGGTGGCGGTTCCTCGCACGACGCATGCAAGGGCGCACGCATCTCCGTCGCGCACGATGGCCGCAACGTCAACGAGTTCGAGGGCTTCAACAAGTCGGAGAACCCCAAGAACCCGCCACACATCGCGGTGTCCACCACCGCTGGGACAGGCTCCGAAACGTCGTGGGCATACGTCATCACCGACACCACCACCGACCCGGACAACCCGCACAAGTATGTGGCTTTCGATGACGCGTGCGTACCGACGCTCGCTATCGATGACCCAGTGCTGTACTACGACTGCCCAACGGACTACACCGCGCAGTGCGGTTTCGACGTCCTGGCACACGGCTCGGAGCCATTCGTCTCGCGGCTGAACTTCACCCCGTCGATGGGCAGCGCCCTCTACTCGATCAAGCTCGTTGCCGAGAACCTCCGCCTCGCAACGTGGAACGGACAGGAACTCGAAGGCCGCCAGAACATGATGTACGCGCAGTACATTGCCGGCCAGGCCTTCAACTCCGGCGGCCTCGGGATCGTTCACTCGATCTCGCACGCGGTGTCCGCGTTTTACGACACTCACCACGGCTTGAACAACGCGATCGCGCTCCCACGCGTGTGGGCGTTCAACATGCCAGTCGCATACAAGAAGTACGCACAGATCGCCGATGCGATGGGCGTCGACACCTACGGCATGACCGACGTACAGGCAGCTGACGCCGCACTCGCCGCCGCTATCCGGCTGCTGCGTGACGTGGGAATTCCGGAGAAATTCACCGATATCACCCAGGACACGTACTCGAAGAACCGCCTCGGCAAGGGTCCGACCAAGTTCTACGAGAACGCCAGCGTCATCAAGGGCAATGACGAGGACGTTGACCGCGTCACTCGCCACGTTCTCGGTGACGCATGCACTCCCGGCAACCCGAAGGAATGCACGTTCGAAACTGTGCGGCCAGTGGTCGAGCACAGCATGAACGGCGACCTGGACGACCTGCTCAGCTAA
- a CDS encoding Eco57I restriction-modification methylase domain-containing protein — protein sequence MSIVTAPQGGPDMNDAIRLRPLGARGSRSDISASEVDLAPTALAVLAAIPSWWESRARAAHLQGAWLDVRSALEAQPPVELPAAQTPTETPWTTLLAEEIGMAYVDSLAASTRARHGRHYTPRELATKLWSMTRSALDLPAVPQRLRGLVRDPACGAGALLLAPLREHLHASAGDDPEFTLASIANLIEGVDTDPAAVWITNVLVAAELLPTLARIPEQRRRPIPAVAQVGDGLRAADRPARVVIMNPPYGRVRLAPSERDRYAHLLYGHANLYGLFLGTGIESLDDDGVLTALVPTSFTSGRYFEQLRSYIGEVAGLSAITFVEDRSGVFTSVLQETCLATFERRRRRTTTVTSLGSAETPIARVKLQRSSSPWILPRRSDHAPVAASAARMTNSLGSIGWGVSTGPLVWNRRRADLYPHWGASRSYVIWAADIDGGHLHRDAARDAMRYLALSQKSDPAVMVLDQPAVLVQRTTAPEQRRRLVAAQLTANDLGARHGRVTVENHVNVVRPIAPRPLLTAETLTRVLGTSTMDQVIRAISGSVAVSAYELEALPFPSTDIVIEWNELSGTELEEAVHNAYCPLLER from the coding sequence GTGTCAATCGTCACCGCTCCGCAAGGTGGACCGGATATGAATGACGCCATCCGGCTACGCCCACTCGGAGCGCGCGGTTCACGCAGCGACATCTCTGCGAGTGAAGTCGACCTGGCACCCACAGCCCTAGCGGTGTTGGCTGCGATCCCCTCGTGGTGGGAATCGCGGGCTAGGGCCGCGCATTTGCAGGGCGCCTGGCTCGACGTTCGAAGCGCCCTTGAGGCGCAACCCCCGGTAGAGCTTCCAGCGGCGCAGACGCCAACGGAAACACCGTGGACGACACTGCTCGCCGAGGAAATCGGAATGGCCTATGTGGACAGCTTGGCTGCATCGACGAGAGCCCGCCACGGTCGCCATTACACTCCCCGAGAGCTCGCCACGAAGCTGTGGTCGATGACCCGATCGGCGCTTGACCTGCCCGCTGTGCCGCAACGTTTAAGGGGGCTGGTGCGGGATCCCGCATGCGGAGCCGGCGCGCTTCTATTGGCTCCCCTCCGGGAGCATCTGCACGCCTCGGCTGGAGACGACCCCGAGTTCACTCTGGCAAGCATTGCGAACCTCATCGAGGGAGTAGACACCGACCCAGCTGCGGTCTGGATCACGAACGTCCTCGTGGCTGCCGAGCTTCTCCCCACACTGGCCCGGATTCCAGAGCAGCGGAGACGCCCAATCCCCGCAGTGGCACAAGTGGGCGATGGACTGCGTGCAGCTGACCGGCCCGCCCGCGTGGTCATCATGAATCCCCCCTACGGCCGGGTCAGACTCGCCCCTTCTGAACGTGACCGGTATGCGCACCTTCTTTACGGACACGCCAATCTCTACGGTCTATTTCTAGGGACCGGCATCGAATCACTGGACGACGACGGCGTTCTGACGGCGTTAGTGCCGACGAGCTTCACCAGCGGCCGCTACTTCGAGCAGCTCCGCTCCTACATCGGAGAAGTTGCGGGCCTTAGCGCAATCACTTTCGTGGAAGACCGCAGCGGCGTCTTTACCTCCGTACTCCAAGAGACATGCCTGGCCACGTTCGAACGGCGTCGACGCCGCACAACTACAGTCACCAGTCTCGGTAGCGCTGAAACCCCAATCGCACGAGTCAAGCTCCAACGTTCGTCGAGCCCCTGGATCCTTCCGCGTCGTTCCGATCACGCACCTGTCGCAGCGAGCGCTGCTCGCATGACCAACTCCCTTGGCAGTATCGGGTGGGGCGTATCGACCGGGCCGCTTGTGTGGAACCGCAGGAGGGCCGACCTGTACCCCCACTGGGGAGCCAGCCGCTCTTACGTGATCTGGGCTGCTGATATCGATGGTGGCCACCTGCATCGGGACGCAGCCCGAGACGCAATGCGATACCTGGCGCTATCTCAGAAGTCTGATCCCGCGGTTATGGTCTTGGATCAGCCTGCGGTTCTAGTGCAGCGCACCACTGCGCCCGAGCAACGCCGCCGCCTTGTGGCGGCTCAACTCACAGCCAACGATCTCGGTGCCAGACACGGTCGAGTAACCGTCGAGAACCACGTCAACGTCGTCCGGCCAATAGCGCCCAGACCATTGCTGACAGCCGAGACGCTGACTCGTGTCTTGGGCACGTCGACAATGGACCAAGTAATTCGTGCGATCTCTGGGTCTGTCGCAGTCAGTGCCTATGAACTCGAAGCACTTCCCTTCCCATCCACGGACATCGTCATTGAGTGGAACGAGCTCAGCGGCACCGAACTAGAAGAGGCCGTACACAACGCGTACTGCCCCCTCTTGGAGAGGTGA
- a CDS encoding AAA family ATPase has translation MTFDEPEFATVDDVTTALESTGYIADKQLATTLFLMMRLSKPLLIEGPAGVGKTELAKSLAAITGRRLVRLQCYEGQDETKALYEWDYGKQLLYTQILRDKIGEIIADAEDIETAVDRISAQDSVFFSTRFLSSRPILEAVQSDEPVVLLIDEVDRADEALEAVLLEMLGEYQISIPELGTIQAKHPPMVILTSNNTRDLAEALKRRCLHLFADYPTAERELEIVRTKETGLDDVLAESLVELVRGLRNLDLRKAPSISETVDWARTLAVLGATSLSEELLRETMSVVVKYEKDLKAAQAALPHLLNPEMHPVPSPAAPTNSHVVDFDDGRSVRALKDHPGRFTNGYYGTPSASKTPAPASVTSSQGSRSFARRRGAK, from the coding sequence ATGACCTTCGATGAACCTGAGTTCGCCACCGTTGACGACGTGACAACAGCGCTCGAATCGACCGGGTACATTGCGGACAAGCAGCTCGCGACAACATTGTTCCTGATGATGCGCCTCAGCAAGCCGCTGCTCATCGAAGGTCCTGCGGGCGTCGGCAAAACCGAGCTGGCGAAGTCACTCGCGGCGATCACCGGACGACGACTGGTCCGCCTGCAGTGCTACGAAGGCCAGGACGAAACCAAAGCACTGTACGAATGGGACTACGGCAAACAGTTGCTCTACACCCAGATCTTGCGTGACAAAATCGGCGAGATCATCGCAGATGCCGAGGATATCGAAACTGCTGTCGACCGGATCAGCGCCCAGGACAGCGTCTTCTTCTCGACGCGATTCTTGAGTTCCCGGCCGATCCTCGAAGCTGTACAGTCCGACGAGCCGGTCGTGCTGCTCATCGACGAAGTAGACCGCGCTGACGAAGCGCTCGAAGCGGTACTCCTCGAAATGCTCGGTGAATACCAGATCTCGATACCGGAACTAGGGACAATTCAGGCCAAGCACCCGCCCATGGTGATTCTGACCTCGAACAACACACGCGATCTCGCTGAAGCTCTGAAGCGGCGCTGTCTGCACCTATTCGCGGACTATCCGACTGCCGAGCGTGAGCTGGAGATCGTCCGCACCAAAGAGACCGGTCTCGACGACGTGCTCGCCGAAAGCCTCGTTGAACTCGTACGCGGGCTACGGAATCTCGACCTTCGGAAGGCGCCGAGCATTTCGGAAACCGTCGACTGGGCCAGGACCCTCGCAGTGCTGGGAGCCACGTCCCTCTCTGAGGAACTGCTGCGCGAGACCATGTCGGTCGTCGTCAAGTACGAGAAGGATTTGAAGGCCGCCCAGGCCGCGCTGCCCCATTTACTCAACCCTGAAATGCACCCCGTGCCGAGCCCAGCTGCCCCGACGAACAGCCACGTTGTCGATTTCGATGATGGCCGCAGCGTCCGGGCGCTGAAAGACCACCCGGGGCGCTTCACAAACGGTTATTACGGCACACCCAGTGCGTCCAAAACGCCCGCGCCCGCGTCGGTAACCAGCAGTCAGGGCTCGCGCTCGTTCGCCCGGCGCCGCGGAGCGAAGTGA
- a CDS encoding ATP-binding protein: MSSQVCLRLYEREHEQNALDGAFISAASGNGNAVFIIGSAGLGKTSLLRSAQIRNSRKAEAIYYQGHPVEASLPFAVLDRMFAGMTNALSAPPTDRLGTSEHSLLVHELALLELRTRADRPTVYLLDDLHWADSDSLRILTYLARRISDLPVSLIGAMRSWPPGASRMAETLNAQSEAALLRLEELTFSATHDLLGDLVGRVRAPQFVGRAYTLSGGNPLLVTEAARQVAASGTLPHASERTEGNLRQTLLLSHLSGLPSQSIVVAGASAVLGAQSRIRAVEELCGFAPDDFADAIDSLLATGVLTCEDDCLRFRHDLLAAALLDEMPKGRLRLLHTRAFEYYRSLQDPHSASAHAVAASMVGDKHAIDALKAVGNHALSTGAVGTAVHQLGHAVRFAGQHADTDLLVSYGDALLASGNAPDARTAYHDALRQLPEAGERMPLLARQAVATAYAGRLREALGLFELITQEFGTAVSAETGLEYAYTAWVLDGPNAGLDALARATAATEEHREYVGARMLCQLHTGRAVDLSQIEDLARETWRLGQPGSRTATVSFNPFLIVAVSYYMLERYTDAIEVAELGINYWTNANAPLYAAALRLTRMAALFSQGDLHALMRDAEEAAPEMSPLTEPYFWILRAGALIWSGHTEDAAQLLNQVPQMVGSEAFFVDAYLRDARGQLYLAAGDPASALHEYRALEEKCFRLGIGHAGLPAWVGNALEAYVAAGCPADVRRLVASLEESQQPGRQNRVAMVPQAGRAALAAAADEDRAAEEFYQSALALDVAAPLDRLRIRLRYGRWLRQRHRTKAARGILARALSDADAAGLHGLSTELHGELVAAGGRRRRSDTAAHLTTQQRRVAVLAVEGTTAREIARQLSVSVRTVESHLSAVYRTLGISSRAQLRTITQDGTIDLSVD; encoded by the coding sequence ATGAGCTCGCAGGTATGCCTCCGCCTATACGAGCGAGAGCATGAGCAGAACGCACTAGATGGTGCGTTCATTTCCGCCGCAAGCGGAAATGGTAATGCCGTCTTCATAATCGGATCCGCCGGTCTCGGCAAGACTTCGCTGCTCCGGTCAGCACAGATCCGCAACTCCCGTAAGGCCGAGGCGATCTACTATCAGGGACATCCGGTAGAGGCGTCGCTGCCTTTCGCGGTACTCGATCGGATGTTCGCCGGCATGACGAATGCGCTGAGCGCACCTCCCACCGATAGACTCGGCACCTCAGAGCACAGCCTGCTGGTGCACGAACTTGCTCTCCTAGAACTACGCACCCGCGCTGACCGCCCGACTGTGTACCTGCTCGACGACCTGCACTGGGCTGACAGCGACTCGTTGCGCATCCTCACCTATCTCGCCAGACGGATCAGCGATCTCCCTGTTTCGCTCATCGGAGCAATGCGATCCTGGCCGCCCGGCGCCTCACGCATGGCGGAAACACTCAACGCCCAGTCTGAAGCCGCACTTCTGCGGCTCGAGGAACTCACTTTCAGCGCTACTCACGACCTGCTCGGTGACCTCGTTGGGCGCGTTCGGGCGCCTCAGTTTGTCGGCCGCGCTTACACGCTCAGTGGGGGGAACCCGCTACTCGTCACGGAGGCGGCGCGCCAGGTCGCCGCCTCGGGCACGCTCCCACACGCCAGCGAACGTACGGAGGGAAACCTGCGGCAGACCCTGCTTCTCAGCCATCTTAGTGGGCTGCCCTCACAGTCCATCGTGGTCGCGGGTGCGTCCGCTGTTCTTGGCGCGCAAAGCCGGATTCGCGCTGTCGAGGAGCTATGCGGCTTCGCCCCAGATGACTTCGCTGATGCCATCGACTCGTTGCTCGCCACCGGAGTACTTACGTGTGAGGACGACTGCCTGCGATTCCGGCACGATCTTCTGGCCGCGGCGCTGCTCGACGAGATGCCGAAGGGACGATTGCGGCTCCTTCATACGCGCGCGTTCGAGTATTACCGGAGTTTGCAGGATCCGCACTCTGCGTCAGCGCATGCAGTCGCAGCATCCATGGTGGGTGACAAGCACGCGATCGACGCGTTGAAGGCTGTCGGGAATCATGCGCTGTCGACGGGAGCTGTCGGCACTGCTGTTCATCAACTCGGCCATGCCGTGCGATTCGCCGGCCAGCACGCGGATACGGACCTGCTCGTCAGCTACGGAGACGCACTCTTAGCCAGTGGCAATGCACCTGACGCGCGTACCGCGTATCACGATGCTCTTCGCCAGTTGCCTGAGGCAGGTGAGCGAATGCCACTCCTGGCTCGCCAGGCAGTCGCGACCGCCTATGCAGGCCGCCTCCGTGAAGCGCTTGGTCTGTTCGAACTGATAACGCAGGAGTTTGGAACGGCGGTATCGGCGGAGACGGGGCTTGAATACGCTTACACGGCATGGGTACTGGACGGACCCAATGCAGGGTTAGATGCGCTTGCGCGTGCAACAGCCGCGACCGAGGAGCACCGTGAATATGTGGGCGCCCGAATGCTCTGCCAACTCCACACCGGCAGGGCAGTCGACCTCAGCCAAATCGAAGACCTAGCTCGGGAGACGTGGCGGCTCGGGCAGCCTGGATCTCGGACCGCAACTGTTTCATTCAACCCCTTCCTGATTGTCGCGGTTTCTTATTACATGCTCGAGCGCTACACCGATGCAATCGAGGTTGCGGAGTTAGGTATCAACTACTGGACGAATGCTAATGCCCCCTTGTACGCGGCTGCCTTGCGCTTAACACGTATGGCAGCCCTCTTCAGCCAGGGTGACCTCCACGCGCTGATGCGTGACGCTGAGGAGGCAGCACCCGAAATGTCTCCACTGACCGAGCCATACTTCTGGATATTGCGGGCCGGGGCTCTGATCTGGTCAGGGCATACCGAGGATGCCGCACAGCTACTCAATCAAGTACCTCAGATGGTGGGCAGCGAGGCCTTTTTCGTCGATGCTTACCTGCGCGATGCCCGCGGCCAGCTCTATCTCGCAGCCGGCGACCCCGCTTCAGCACTTCACGAGTACCGGGCACTGGAGGAGAAATGTTTCCGGCTGGGCATCGGGCACGCGGGCTTACCCGCGTGGGTCGGCAACGCGCTAGAAGCGTACGTAGCAGCTGGGTGCCCGGCCGATGTCCGTCGTCTCGTAGCCTCGCTCGAAGAGTCGCAACAGCCCGGCCGCCAGAACCGGGTGGCAATGGTTCCACAAGCGGGACGGGCTGCTCTCGCTGCGGCAGCCGATGAGGACCGCGCAGCCGAGGAGTTCTACCAGAGCGCGCTCGCTCTCGACGTTGCGGCGCCCCTGGATCGACTTCGAATTCGCCTGCGATACGGCCGCTGGCTTCGCCAGCGGCATCGCACTAAGGCCGCGCGAGGTATTCTTGCCCGCGCACTCAGTGACGCGGACGCTGCTGGTCTTCACGGCCTTTCGACTGAACTGCACGGAGAACTAGTCGCCGCCGGAGGCCGGCGCAGGCGCAGCGATACAGCCGCACACCTTACAACTCAGCAGCGACGGGTTGCCGTGCTCGCTGTAGAAGGCACCACCGCCCGCGAGATTGCGCGTCAGTTGTCGGTTTCGGTACGTACGGTCGAAAGTCATCTCAGCGCTGTCTACCGCACGCTGGGAATTTCATCGCGGGCACAGCTGCGCACGATTACGCAAGACGGCACGATCGATCTCAGCGTCGACTGA
- a CDS encoding HlyD family efflux transporter periplasmic adaptor subunit, whose protein sequence is MQNLAPKVARNDGIDRFDEAALTTPIRAWIGLLACGLLAAGVLTWSLTARVDVTTSAPAVSLVDGAVYRVESAVDGYAEQSTAAVGDDVSAGDQLGVVRSVEGEEFTLIATVDGTVLAAPDQQGEAVQAGQSLYSLERTNGARQLRLFLTPPDAEQVSAGTEAVIRFPGRADIRGSVTRVGLLPLTSAEVVASLGSAALADLLVSSDSVISVWVEPVPGASLPAPDPNSEGGRVATVTLILDTTHPIGYVL, encoded by the coding sequence GTGCAAAATCTAGCACCAAAGGTAGCGCGAAATGACGGTATTGACCGATTTGATGAAGCAGCGCTGACGACTCCGATCCGGGCCTGGATTGGACTATTGGCATGCGGTCTCCTAGCGGCAGGTGTGCTGACCTGGAGCCTCACCGCCCGCGTGGACGTCACCACCAGTGCACCGGCTGTCTCGCTAGTCGACGGTGCGGTCTACCGCGTCGAGTCAGCGGTGGACGGCTACGCGGAGCAGTCGACCGCTGCGGTGGGTGACGACGTTTCCGCGGGAGATCAGCTCGGTGTCGTGCGCAGCGTGGAAGGCGAGGAGTTCACTCTCATCGCGACTGTCGATGGCACTGTGCTTGCGGCGCCTGACCAGCAGGGCGAAGCGGTCCAGGCCGGCCAGTCTTTGTACTCGCTCGAACGTACGAACGGGGCGCGCCAGCTTCGGTTATTCCTCACTCCGCCAGATGCAGAGCAGGTGTCAGCGGGAACCGAGGCGGTCATCCGGTTTCCGGGCCGTGCCGATATACGGGGCTCTGTGACTCGGGTGGGTTTGCTGCCCCTTACTTCCGCTGAGGTCGTGGCATCGCTTGGCAGTGCTGCGCTCGCGGATTTACTTGTGTCCAGCGACTCAGTCATCAGCGTGTGGGTCGAACCTGTGCCCGGGGCATCTTTGCCGGCACCAGACCCAAACTCCGAGGGGGGACGCGTCGCGACGGTGACCCTCATCCTCGATACGACTCACCCGATCGGGTACGTGCTGTGA
- a CDS encoding cysteine peptidase family C39 domain-containing protein, with amino-acid sequence MTATARTRRSRSVHVPTVLQMEEAECGAASLTMILNYHGSPARLQEVREACAVSRNGVDALRIVSAARSYGMEAKGYRKEFADLHELQLPLIAFWNQNHFVVVEHLGRRSVRINDPASGRRTVSAD; translated from the coding sequence GTGACGGCCACGGCGAGGACGCGACGTTCGCGGAGCGTTCACGTACCCACAGTGCTGCAGATGGAAGAAGCGGAGTGTGGCGCCGCGAGCTTGACGATGATCCTCAACTACCACGGTTCGCCGGCCCGGCTCCAGGAAGTGCGCGAAGCCTGCGCTGTCTCTCGTAACGGAGTTGATGCGCTACGGATCGTGTCAGCGGCACGCAGCTACGGGATGGAAGCTAAGGGGTATCGCAAAGAGTTCGCTGACCTCCACGAACTCCAATTGCCGTTGATTGCTTTCTGGAACCAGAACCACTTTGTCGTTGTCGAGCACCTTGGCCGGCGGTCCGTCCGGATCAACGACCCCGCGAGCGGCCGCCGGACCGTCAGCGCTGACTGA
- a CDS encoding SOS response-associated peptidase, whose amino-acid sequence MCGRYSIAVSGAALVDVLNLDGTEPGFEWSPTYSVSPRTRAPVIRDRLIDGHRVREAFLPTWGLRPSWAKEKGPRPINARLETAATNGMFRSSFSSARALVPMTGYYEWQEAVEDGKTVKNPSYIHGSHDELLLAAGLLAFHRESDEDEWRTTFTIITRTGEDAAGDVHDRMPAFLTSAAWDTWLDPEKVDKDQATDLVDLLDVESRTVASTLLTRPVSRSVNNVRTLDRHNRGLIEKVARPE is encoded by the coding sequence ATGTGTGGTCGGTACTCGATAGCTGTGTCCGGTGCCGCCCTGGTCGACGTCCTCAATCTGGATGGGACGGAACCAGGATTTGAGTGGTCACCTACGTACTCGGTGTCGCCTCGCACACGGGCACCAGTGATTCGCGATCGCCTGATCGACGGGCACCGGGTGCGCGAAGCTTTCCTGCCCACTTGGGGCCTGCGGCCGTCGTGGGCAAAGGAAAAGGGCCCACGGCCGATCAACGCCCGACTGGAGACCGCGGCCACCAACGGCATGTTTCGCTCGTCGTTCTCGTCAGCTCGCGCCCTGGTTCCAATGACCGGTTACTACGAGTGGCAGGAAGCAGTCGAGGACGGCAAGACGGTCAAGAACCCCAGCTACATCCACGGTTCGCACGACGAGCTGCTACTCGCCGCCGGCCTGTTGGCCTTCCACCGCGAGAGTGACGAGGACGAGTGGCGTACGACGTTCACGATCATCACCCGCACGGGCGAGGACGCGGCCGGCGACGTCCACGACCGGATGCCCGCGTTCCTGACATCTGCGGCGTGGGACACCTGGCTCGACCCGGAGAAGGTCGACAAGGACCAAGCTACCGACCTGGTCGACTTGCTCGACGTCGAGTCCCGGACGGTTGCGTCGACTCTCCTGACCCGTCCGGTGTCGCGTTCGGTCAATAACGTGCGCACCCTCGATCGTCACAACCGAGGCCTGATCGAGAAGGTCGCCCGCCCCGAATAG